One part of the uncultured Bacteroides sp. genome encodes these proteins:
- a CDS encoding endonuclease/exonuclease/phosphatase family protein: protein MKKIYCLILFSFLFVGMIFAVTPTTFTVVTYNLRNANHGDSINGNGWGQRSPYIAQLIRFHGFDIFGTQEGLYNQLQEMKQILPGYNYIGKGRDDGKTKGEHSAIFYRTDKFQLLDHGDFWLSKDESKPNLGWDAVCVRICTWGKFKEIKSGFVFVYFNLHMDHIGTVARSESAKLILKKIQAMPKGMPVILSGDFNVDQDSPSYKLLNTSGILQDSYGMSKLVYAPNGTFNDFNPNSKTDSRIDHIFLTNNFKVLKYGILTDTYRSENKGEFNSNAAPKEIKLQENSARCPSDHFPVMIVVQTK, encoded by the coding sequence ATGAAGAAAATTTACTGTCTTATTTTATTTTCATTCCTATTCGTAGGAATGATATTCGCCGTAACTCCAACTACATTTACTGTAGTAACTTACAATTTGCGTAATGCTAATCACGGCGATTCAATAAATGGCAATGGATGGGGCCAGCGTTCTCCTTATATTGCCCAATTAATCCGCTTTCATGGTTTTGACATCTTCGGAACTCAGGAAGGGTTGTATAATCAACTTCAAGAGATGAAACAGATTTTGCCTGGCTATAATTATATAGGTAAAGGGCGTGACGATGGAAAAACCAAAGGCGAACATTCAGCCATATTTTATCGAACCGATAAATTCCAATTGCTTGATCATGGCGACTTCTGGTTATCAAAAGATGAGTCTAAACCTAATCTGGGCTGGGACGCTGTTTGTGTGAGGATATGCACATGGGGAAAATTTAAAGAGATTAAAAGTGGTTTTGTTTTTGTTTATTTCAATTTACACATGGACCATATCGGTACGGTTGCCCGTTCAGAAAGTGCTAAACTGATCTTAAAGAAGATTCAGGCAATGCCTAAAGGTATGCCGGTTATCTTGTCGGGTGATTTTAATGTAGACCAGGATTCCCCTTCTTATAAACTGCTCAATACTTCCGGCATCCTTCAAGATTCTTATGGAATGTCTAAATTAGTATATGCGCCTAACGGAACATTCAATGATTTTAATCCGAATAGTAAAACGGATAGCCGTATAGATCACATCTTCCTTACTAATAATTTTAAGGTGTTGAAATACGGAATTCTGACAGATACTTATAGATCAGAAAATAAAGGTGAGTTTAATTCTAATGCTGCTCCAAAAGAAATAAAACTGCAGGAGAATTCAGCCAGATGTCCGTCAGATCACTTTCCGGTAATGATTGTTGTTCAAACTAAATAA
- the lipA gene encoding lipoyl synthase has translation MKNTTQMERVRKPDWLKINIGSNERYTDTKRIVESHKLHTICSSGRCPNMGECWGKGTATFMICGEICTRSCKFCNTLTGKPHPLNSDEPLHVAESIRLMKLSHAVITSVDRDDLPDLGASHWANTLYQIKLLNPETTTEVLIPDFQGRTDLIEMIIAAKPDIISHNMETVRRISPTVRSAANYETSLKVINQISQSGLVAKSGIMVGLGELPSEVEELMDDLLENGCQILTIGQYLQPSHKHFPVAAYITPEQFDIYKETGLKKGFKQVESAPLVRSSYHAEKHLINKHKK, from the coding sequence ATTAAGAACACAACACAAATGGAAAGAGTAAGAAAGCCGGATTGGCTTAAGATAAATATTGGGAGCAACGAGCGCTATACAGATACAAAACGTATTGTAGAGTCTCACAAACTGCATACTATTTGTAGTAGCGGACGTTGCCCGAATATGGGTGAATGCTGGGGTAAAGGAACTGCAACCTTTATGATTTGCGGAGAAATCTGCACCCGCTCCTGTAAGTTTTGTAATACTCTTACAGGAAAACCTCACCCTTTAAACAGCGATGAGCCGTTGCATGTAGCAGAATCTATAAGATTAATGAAACTCTCTCATGCCGTAATCACTTCAGTAGACCGGGATGACCTTCCCGATTTAGGCGCTTCGCACTGGGCAAATACTCTTTACCAGATAAAACTTCTCAATCCAGAAACTACAACAGAAGTTCTGATTCCCGATTTTCAAGGAAGAACTGATCTTATTGAAATGATTATCGCCGCAAAGCCGGATATTATTTCTCACAATATGGAGACTGTTCGACGCATTAGCCCTACCGTTCGCAGTGCAGCCAATTATGAAACCAGTCTAAAAGTTATTAATCAGATCTCCCAAAGTGGTCTTGTTGCAAAATCAGGAATTATGGTTGGTCTGGGAGAATTGCCCTCAGAAGTAGAAGAACTTATGGACGATTTATTAGAGAACGGGTGCCAGATACTTACCATTGGACAATACCTGCAACCATCACATAAACACTTTCCTGTTGCAGCATATATAACTCCCGAACAATTTGATATTTATAAAGAAACCGGACTAAAAAAAGGATTTAAACAAGTAGAAAGTGCCCCATTGGTTCGCTCTTCTTATCATGCAGAAAAACATTTAATTAACAAACATAAAAAATAA
- a CDS encoding gliding motility lipoprotein GldB: protein MRKFLFFFLTCLVFFSCKFVADKKDSDAVDERIEIARYDKLLNEYVEFNSFSALQKMNTEYLLATKYLIEDVLRLGQVNDDKINEKLKVFYSDSTLRKLTADALAKYSNMSRLEKKFTKGFQRLKKEVPSLKIPHIYSQISALNESVVVGDSILGFSIDKYMGEDYPLYKRFFYDYQRKSMKPERILPDCFNFYLLSEYPYPEDRGRLIDRMLHRGKLEYIVSEILNYKTFGEELGYTREEEEWCEYNRFKIWEYMMQNGHLYCTDPMVQRKYLKPAPNTAFFGDQSPMMVGVWMGMQIVDSYMKNHKEATIKDLLEMTDYSKMLAEARFNP, encoded by the coding sequence ATGAGAAAATTTTTATTCTTCTTTCTTACTTGCCTAGTCTTTTTTTCCTGCAAATTTGTAGCAGATAAAAAAGACAGCGATGCTGTTGATGAAAGAATAGAAATAGCTCGTTATGATAAACTACTGAATGAGTATGTAGAATTCAATAGTTTTTCTGCTCTTCAGAAAATGAATACAGAATATCTTCTGGCTACAAAGTATCTTATAGAAGATGTTTTGAGGCTTGGACAAGTTAATGATGATAAAATTAACGAGAAGTTAAAGGTCTTTTATTCTGATTCAACTTTACGTAAACTAACGGCTGATGCACTTGCAAAGTATAGCAATATGAGTCGTTTAGAAAAGAAATTCACCAAAGGATTCCAGAGGTTAAAAAAAGAAGTTCCTTCGCTAAAGATTCCCCATATTTATTCTCAGATATCTGCTCTCAACGAATCGGTTGTTGTGGGAGATAGTATTTTGGGCTTTAGCATTGATAAATATATGGGAGAAGATTATCCTTTATATAAACGTTTCTTTTACGATTATCAAAGAAAGAGCATGAAGCCGGAGAGAATTTTGCCGGATTGTTTCAATTTTTATCTGTTAAGTGAATATCCTTATCCTGAAGATAGAGGCCGCCTAATTGACAGAATGCTTCACAGAGGGAAATTGGAATATATTGTTTCTGAAATTCTTAATTATAAAACTTTTGGAGAAGAACTAGGTTATACCAGAGAAGAAGAAGAATGGTGTGAATATAACCGGTTTAAGATATGGGAGTACATGATGCAGAACGGACACCTTTATTGTACTGATCCAATGGTTCAGCGTAAATACTTGAAGCCGGCACCTAATACAGCTTTTTTTGGCGATCAGTCTCCAATGATGGTTGGCGTTTGGATGGGAATGCAGATTGTAGATTCTTACATGAAAAATCATAAAGAGGCTACCATAAAGGATTTATTGGAAATGACCGACTATTCCAAAATGCTTGCTGAAGCAAGATTTAACCCGTAA
- a CDS encoding enoyl-ACP reductase, whose translation MSYNLLKGKRGIIFGALNEQSIAWKVAELAVEEGATITLSNTPVAVRMGEISALSDKLNCEVIPADATSVEDLEVVFQRSMEILGGKIDFVLHSIGMSPNVRKKNTYDNLDYNMLGKTLDISAISFHKMLQVAKKMNAIADYGSVVALSYIAAQRTFFGYNDMADAKSLLESICRSFGYIYGREHNVRINTISQSPTMTTAGSGVKGMDKLMDFSNRMSPLGNADADECANYCITMFSDLTRKVTMQTLFHDGGFSSMGMSLRAMVQYEKSFEEYCDENGNIIYG comes from the coding sequence ATGAGTTACAACTTATTAAAAGGTAAAAGAGGTATAATTTTTGGTGCACTTAACGAACAGTCTATTGCTTGGAAAGTAGCAGAACTGGCTGTTGAAGAGGGTGCAACCATTACATTATCAAACACACCGGTAGCTGTGCGCATGGGTGAAATTTCAGCATTGTCTGATAAACTTAACTGTGAAGTTATTCCAGCAGATGCAACCAGCGTTGAAGATTTAGAAGTGGTTTTCCAACGTTCAATGGAAATTTTAGGTGGAAAAATCGACTTTGTATTACATTCTATAGGAATGTCTCCAAATGTTCGTAAAAAGAATACATACGATAATTTGGATTATAATATGTTAGGTAAAACATTGGATATTTCAGCGATATCATTTCATAAGATGTTGCAGGTTGCTAAGAAAATGAATGCTATAGCTGATTATGGTTCTGTTGTTGCATTATCATATATCGCTGCACAACGTACATTCTTTGGATACAATGACATGGCTGATGCAAAATCATTGCTTGAGTCAATCTGTCGTAGTTTTGGATATATATATGGTAGAGAACATAATGTTCGTATTAACACTATTTCTCAATCTCCAACTATGACTACTGCAGGTTCGGGAGTAAAAGGTATGGATAAGTTAATGGACTTCTCAAACCGTATGTCTCCACTTGGTAATGCCGATGCTGATGAATGTGCAAACTATTGTATCACAATGTTCTCTGATTTAACTCGTAAGGTTACAATGCAGACTTTGTTCCACGATGGAGGATTCTCTAGCATGGGAATGAGTCTTCGTGCAATGGTTCAGTACGAGAAGAGTTTCGAGGAGTACTGTGATGAAAACGGAAATATAATCTACGGATAA
- a CDS encoding DUF4861 domain-containing protein, whose amino-acid sequence MKKSIKIALAIVCCLPLNALAQKTEKSISIEVENGWNKAKENEPVVLKIKDLNAGFTVKSATVWVGNREIPSQLDDLNGDRKADELAFVTDVPAKGKRTFKITLSSEKSTKTYPSKVYAEMLVSDKKGQHVPISSVSVPGGILYNQLHHHGPAFESELVAYRIYFDKKQTVDLYGKFNKGFEIKESQFYPTDAQLAKGFGDDVLRVNASCGLGAFKGWDGKKATHIDPVSNRTESILAYGPVRTVVDVIANDWKYQGSELNMTTRYILYAGHRDAEVKILFDEPLKKEVFCTGVQNIKGSESFSDHKGLVACWGTDWPVNDTIKYAKETVGLATCIPLKYVKAEVKDNDNYLYTVGADGKKSIDYNIVFTSMKETFGYKTKEAWFAYIQEWKKELEHPCTIRIK is encoded by the coding sequence ATGAAAAAGAGTATAAAAATTGCTTTGGCAATAGTTTGTTGCCTTCCTTTAAATGCACTTGCACAAAAAACGGAGAAAAGTATCTCCATTGAAGTAGAAAATGGATGGAACAAAGCTAAAGAAAACGAACCGGTTGTATTAAAAATTAAAGATCTAAATGCCGGATTCACTGTAAAATCTGCTACTGTTTGGGTTGGAAACAGAGAAATTCCTTCTCAGCTGGATGACTTAAATGGAGACCGCAAAGCCGATGAACTTGCTTTTGTAACAGATGTGCCTGCTAAGGGAAAAAGAACTTTTAAAATTACTCTTTCTTCGGAGAAATCTACCAAAACATATCCTTCTAAAGTATATGCCGAAATGTTGGTAAGCGATAAGAAAGGACAGCATGTTCCTATCTCTTCTGTTTCTGTTCCCGGCGGAATACTTTATAATCAGCTACACCACCATGGTCCGGCTTTCGAATCTGAGTTGGTTGCTTATCGTATTTACTTCGATAAAAAGCAGACTGTGGATTTATACGGAAAGTTCAATAAAGGTTTCGAAATAAAAGAATCTCAGTTCTACCCTACCGATGCTCAGCTGGCTAAAGGTTTTGGTGATGATGTTCTTCGCGTGAACGCAAGCTGCGGACTAGGAGCTTTTAAAGGATGGGACGGCAAAAAAGCTACTCATATTGATCCGGTAAGTAACCGTACAGAGAGTATTTTGGCTTACGGACCAGTAAGAACTGTTGTTGATGTTATTGCAAACGACTGGAAATACCAGGGTTCTGAGTTGAATATGACTACTCGTTATATTCTCTATGCCGGACACCGTGATGCCGAAGTGAAGATTCTGTTCGATGAACCTCTTAAAAAAGAAGTTTTCTGTACCGGAGTTCAGAATATTAAAGGATCGGAATCTTTCTCAGATCATAAAGGACTGGTTGCATGCTGGGGTACCGACTGGCCTGTAAACGATACAATTAAATATGCAAAGGAGACTGTAGGACTTGCAACTTGTATTCCTTTGAAATATGTAAAGGCTGAAGTGAAGGATAACGATAATTATCTTTATACTGTAGGAGCCGATGGCAAGAAGTCTATAGATTACAACATTGTATTTACATCCATGAAAGAAACTTTTGGTTATAAAACAAAAGAGGCATGGTTTGCCTATATTCAGGAATGGAAAAAGGAACTTGAGCATCCTTGTACTATAAGGATTAAATAA
- a CDS encoding HAD family hydrolase, which produces MKRLVIFDLDGTLLNTIADLAQSTNYALRKTGFSEHEVDEYRFFVGNGINKLFERALPEGEKSEENISKVRKHFLVHYSEHKMDKSRPYPGIPELLSALHEKGVIMAVASNKYQSATELLVEHYFSGVPFAAVFGQREGIKTKPDPQIVEDILAVTKVAKEDVLYVGDSGIDMLTAKNAGITAAGVTWGFRPLEELQQFEPAHIVNEAHEILSLI; this is translated from the coding sequence ATGAAAAGATTAGTAATATTCGATTTAGACGGAACTCTACTTAACACAATTGCCGACTTGGCACAAAGTACAAATTATGCGCTAAGGAAAACAGGATTTTCCGAGCACGAAGTAGATGAATACAGGTTTTTTGTAGGTAACGGAATAAATAAGCTTTTTGAGCGTGCACTGCCGGAAGGGGAAAAGAGTGAAGAAAACATTTCAAAGGTTCGCAAACATTTTCTGGTTCATTATAGTGAGCATAAAATGGACAAAAGCCGTCCTTATCCGGGCATTCCCGAACTACTGTCTGCCCTTCACGAAAAAGGAGTGATAATGGCTGTAGCATCCAATAAATATCAGTCGGCTACGGAGCTGCTTGTTGAGCATTATTTCAGCGGAGTACCTTTTGCTGCAGTTTTCGGACAACGTGAAGGTATAAAAACAAAGCCCGATCCGCAGATTGTAGAAGATATTCTTGCTGTAACAAAAGTGGCTAAAGAGGACGTTCTTTACGTGGGAGACTCGGGCATTGATATGCTGACTGCTAAAAATGCAGGAATAACTGCTGCCGGAGTAACCTGGGGATTTCGTCCACTGGAAGAACTTCAGCAATTTGAGCCTGCACATATTGTAAATGAGGCACATGAAATTCTTTCTCTGATTTAA
- a CDS encoding glycoside hydrolase 43 family protein codes for MKKLTTILGLCLITALPVIAQNYVSKVWVADKGDGTYRNPIIHADYSDPDACRVGDDYYMTASSFNCIPALQILHSKDLVNWTIVNAAVPYAIEPIEAIEKPEHGNRVWAPSIRFHNNEFYIFWGDPDQGVFMTKAKDPKGTWSKPVLVKAAKGIIDTTPLWDEDGKVYLVHAFAGSRAGLKSVLAVCELNAEANQAITESRIIFDGHEHHETCEGPKFYKRNGYYYIFTPAGGVVAGWQLVLRSKNPYGPYEEKVVMAQGKSTINGPHQGAWVDTTTGEDWFLNFQDVGAYGRLTHLQPMKWVKDWPVIGVDKDGDGCGEPVLTYKKPNVGKTYPICTPQESDEFNTLTLSPQWQWHANYNPKWIFLAADKGYARLYSYPVTKEYKSLWDVPNLLLQKTPSNEFSAVMKLRFAPSPKYFGERTGLLVMGLDYALLSLENTKEGLILSQNECKNADKGTVESVNESVTLKDNTVYLKVTFNKEAKCDFSYSLDGKKFQKLGKQFKVREGKWIGAKVGTFCTRPAIVINDGGWAEVDWFRIEK; via the coding sequence ATGAAAAAGCTTACAACGATTTTAGGATTATGCCTGATAACGGCTTTACCTGTCATAGCGCAGAACTATGTTTCAAAAGTGTGGGTAGCGGACAAAGGAGATGGTACTTATCGTAATCCTATTATTCATGCAGACTATTCGGATCCCGACGCTTGCCGTGTAGGGGATGATTATTACATGACAGCATCCAGCTTTAACTGTATTCCGGCTTTGCAGATTCTTCATTCAAAGGATTTGGTGAACTGGACAATTGTAAATGCTGCCGTTCCTTATGCTATTGAACCTATTGAAGCTATTGAAAAGCCAGAGCACGGAAACCGTGTATGGGCGCCAAGTATCCGTTTTCACAACAATGAATTTTATATTTTCTGGGGAGATCCTGATCAGGGAGTCTTTATGACTAAAGCCAAAGATCCGAAAGGAACCTGGAGCAAACCTGTTTTGGTAAAAGCAGCGAAAGGTATTATTGATACTACTCCTCTGTGGGATGAAGATGGCAAGGTTTATCTGGTTCATGCATTTGCCGGAAGCCGCGCCGGATTAAAGAGTGTGCTGGCTGTATGCGAACTGAATGCTGAAGCGAATCAGGCTATTACTGAATCAAGAATTATATTCGACGGACACGAACATCACGAAACATGTGAAGGTCCTAAGTTTTATAAAAGAAACGGTTATTACTATATATTTACTCCAGCCGGCGGTGTAGTTGCCGGATGGCAGCTAGTGCTTCGTTCAAAGAATCCGTATGGTCCTTACGAAGAAAAAGTGGTAATGGCTCAGGGAAAAAGTACAATTAATGGTCCTCACCAGGGAGCCTGGGTAGATACAACCACAGGTGAAGACTGGTTCCTTAATTTTCAGGATGTGGGCGCTTATGGTCGACTTACTCACCTGCAACCAATGAAATGGGTTAAAGACTGGCCGGTTATCGGTGTTGATAAAGATGGTGACGGATGCGGTGAACCTGTTCTTACTTACAAGAAACCTAATGTAGGCAAGACTTATCCTATCTGCACTCCTCAGGAAAGTGATGAATTTAATACACTTACTTTGTCTCCACAATGGCAATGGCATGCAAATTATAATCCAAAATGGATATTCCTTGCTGCCGACAAAGGTTATGCACGCCTATACTCCTACCCTGTTACTAAGGAATACAAGAGTCTGTGGGACGTGCCTAATCTGCTTTTACAGAAGACTCCTTCCAATGAATTCAGTGCTGTTATGAAACTTCGCTTCGCTCCAAGTCCAAAATATTTCGGAGAACGTACCGGATTACTGGTTATGGGACTTGATTATGCACTTCTTTCACTCGAAAATACAAAAGAGGGATTAATTCTTTCACAAAACGAATGCAAGAACGCCGATAAAGGAACTGTAGAATCGGTAAATGAATCGGTTACTTTGAAGGATAATACTGTTTACCTTAAAGTAACATTCAATAAAGAAGCTAAGTGTGATTTCAGTTATAGTCTCGATGGAAAGAAATTCCAGAAGCTAGGAAAACAATTCAAAGTGCGTGAAGGTAAATGGATCGGCGCTAAAGTCGGAACATTCTGTACTCGTCCGGCTATTGTAATTAATGATGGCGGATGGGCTGAAGTAGACTGGTTCCGTATTGAGAAGTAA
- a CDS encoding SAM-dependent methyltransferase, whose product MEVALYLLPVTLGETPIESVLPPYNKEIIVQIKHFIVEDIRSARRFLKKVEKEIDIDTLTFYPLNKHTSAEEISGYLKPLIAGSPMGVISEAGCPAVADPGADVVAMAQRKNLKVVPLVGPSSIILSVMASGFNGQSFAFHGYLPIDPSERVKTIKHLESRIYSENQTQLFIETPYRNNKMAEDILHNCRPQTKLCIAADITCEGEFIKTKTVKEWQGKLPDLTKIPCIFLLYK is encoded by the coding sequence ATGGAAGTTGCATTATATCTTTTGCCCGTTACTTTGGGTGAAACACCTATTGAGTCAGTATTACCACCTTATAATAAAGAAATAATTGTTCAGATAAAGCATTTTATAGTAGAAGATATACGTTCTGCTCGTCGTTTTCTTAAGAAAGTAGAGAAAGAGATTGATATTGATACTCTAACTTTCTATCCTTTGAACAAGCATACATCTGCTGAAGAAATATCTGGTTATCTGAAACCATTAATTGCCGGTTCCCCAATGGGAGTAATATCCGAAGCCGGATGTCCTGCTGTTGCCGATCCCGGAGCTGATGTCGTTGCTATGGCTCAGCGAAAGAATCTTAAAGTTGTTCCATTAGTTGGCCCATCATCTATTATTCTTTCTGTAATGGCTTCTGGTTTCAACGGACAAAGTTTTGCTTTTCATGGCTATTTACCAATCGATCCTTCTGAGAGAGTGAAAACTATAAAACATCTGGAATCACGTATCTATTCAGAGAATCAGACACAGCTGTTTATTGAAACTCCATATAGGAATAACAAGATGGCAGAAGATATATTACACAATTGTCGTCCTCAGACTAAATTATGTATCGCTGCAGATATTACATGCGAAGGAGAATTTATAAAAACAAAGACTGTAAAAGAGTGGCAGGGGAAATTGCCTGATCTGACAAAGATTCCTTGTATATTCTTGCTATATAAGTAA
- a CDS encoding glycoside hydrolase family 28 protein: MNIFIKKYLVLPVACALSLLYSTNSLAASKGSNIDPAIYNGVPFKMPKVVQPSFPVYKANILDFGAKGDGIYLNTKAINDAIKKVNAKGGGTVVIPSGLWLTGPIELLSNVNLYAEQNALVVFTDDYNAYPVIKTSFEGLETRRCQSPISARNATNIAITGKGIFDGSGDAWRPVKKDKMTEAQWKNLIKSGGVLSADKKIWYPTEKSFKGASSTENFNNPTGINTDTEWESIREWLRPVMVSIVKCKNVLLEGVTFKNSPSWCLHPLSCENITINKVNVSNPWYSQNGDALDLESCKNALIINSTFDAGDDAICIKSGKDEDGRRRGEPCQNVIVKNNLVLHGHGGFVVGSEMSGGVKNIYVSNCSFVGTDVGLRFKSTRGRGGVVEGIYIDHINMINIPNEPLLFDLFYGGKAPDEVTEEDTKESLSTTIPPVTVETPTFKDIHISNVFCKKSGRAMFFNGLPEMKIQNVTVKNVIISDAQEGAVVSQADGVVMENIKITSPTGNSLSIKNANNIKVDGILFKEVDEKGKTVIFK; this comes from the coding sequence ATGAACATTTTTATAAAAAAGTACCTTGTGCTACCTGTAGCATGCGCACTATCTCTATTATACAGTACCAATTCATTAGCAGCTTCAAAAGGAAGCAATATTGATCCTGCTATATATAATGGGGTACCATTTAAAATGCCAAAAGTTGTGCAACCCTCTTTTCCCGTTTACAAGGCAAATATTCTTGATTTCGGTGCAAAAGGAGACGGAATATACCTCAATACAAAAGCAATTAACGATGCCATAAAAAAGGTAAATGCCAAGGGAGGGGGAACAGTTGTTATACCTTCGGGATTATGGTTGACCGGGCCTATTGAATTATTGAGTAACGTAAACTTGTACGCAGAACAAAACGCTTTAGTTGTTTTTACTGATGATTATAATGCTTATCCTGTTATAAAGACTTCATTCGAAGGACTCGAGACTCGCCGTTGCCAGTCTCCTATTTCAGCCCGCAATGCTACTAATATTGCAATTACCGGAAAGGGAATCTTTGATGGTTCGGGTGATGCATGGCGTCCGGTAAAGAAAGATAAAATGACCGAAGCTCAGTGGAAAAACCTCATCAAATCGGGAGGGGTATTAAGTGCTGATAAGAAGATCTGGTACCCAACCGAGAAGTCTTTTAAAGGTGCCTCATCTACTGAAAACTTTAATAACCCTACAGGTATTAATACTGATACTGAATGGGAAAGCATCAGAGAATGGCTTCGTCCGGTAATGGTTAGTATTGTTAAATGCAAGAATGTACTTCTGGAAGGTGTAACTTTCAAGAATTCTCCAAGTTGGTGTCTTCACCCGCTTTCTTGCGAAAACATCACAATCAATAAGGTTAATGTATCTAACCCATGGTATTCACAGAATGGAGATGCCCTTGATTTGGAATCATGCAAAAACGCTCTTATTATAAACAGTACCTTTGATGCCGGAGATGATGCCATCTGTATTAAATCGGGTAAAGATGAAGACGGACGCAGAAGAGGCGAACCTTGTCAGAATGTGATAGTAAAAAACAATCTGGTACTTCACGGTCACGGCGGATTTGTAGTGGGTAGTGAAATGTCTGGCGGCGTAAAAAACATATATGTTTCTAATTGTTCTTTCGTTGGTACCGATGTTGGTTTACGTTTTAAAAGCACCCGCGGACGAGGCGGAGTTGTTGAAGGTATCTACATTGACCATATCAACATGATTAATATACCTAACGAACCTCTTTTATTCGACTTATTCTATGGAGGAAAAGCTCCTGATGAAGTAACAGAAGAGGATACCAAAGAAAGTCTTTCAACTACAATACCTCCTGTAACGGTAGAAACTCCTACGTTTAAAGATATTCATATCTCCAACGTTTTCTGTAAAAAATCAGGAAGAGCAATGTTCTTCAACGGTTTGCCTGAGATGAAGATTCAGAATGTTACGGTTAAAAACGTAATTATATCCGATGCACAAGAAGGCGCAGTTGTTAGTCAGGCGGATGGAGTAGTTATGGAAAACATTAAAATTACTTCTCCAACCGGAAATAGCTTGTCTATAAAGAATGCAAACAATATTAAGGTAGACGGTATTCTTTTTAAAGAAGTGGACGAAAAGGGCAAAACAGTAATATTTAAATGA